The Vampirovibrio chlorellavorus genome includes the window GCGCAGCCGGTGAGGCCTCTGATGGCTGGCCCGGCAATGGGGCGATGTGGCCCTGACCTTTGAAGGGGTTGAGGATTAGCAGCTGCTCCTGAAAACTCTCCGCTCGGGCCAGTAGTTGGCCGTGGCCGTCATAGGCCCGACTGCCCCCGTCAAAGGACAGTTCATCCACGGTGCCCACCTGATTGACGTAAACCAGCGGCGTGCCATGCTTTTTGGCCACAAAACCGCACAACTGATGTCGCACAGACTCCTTGTGAGCGCGACTGGGCGAGGAGGACAGGTTGATCAAGACCTCCGGGCGTTGGGCCAGTAGGCCCGCAATGGGATTGTGCGGGTAGTGGGGATGTTCAAAAAATTCGGGATCGTTCCACAAATCTTCGCAGATAGAAACGGCGTAGCGGTGTCCGTGTACCGTGATCAGCCCGTGCCCGTCTTGTAAGGGGGGATGCAGGGTCACGTCCGTTAGCCATTCCGGGGCAATAGCCCCACTGACCGGTGAGGATTCAAACTGGCGATAATCCTCAAACTCGTTGTAGCCGGGAATCAGGCTTTTGCGAAAGATGGCCTGAATTTTTCCCTCGCCCAGTAAGGCGGCGGCGTTAAAGGCGGCCTTGCCAATGCGTTGTTCCGAGGGCTTGGGTAGGAGGGGCTCCACAAAACCCACCAAGGCATAGGTTTTTCCAGTGGCTTCGGCAATCCCCCTCAGCCATTTCAGGTTTTCCGCCACCAAAAACGGATGCCGCACAATGACATCCCGGGGGGGATAGCCCATCAGGGCCAATTCCGGGAAAATCACCAAATCTACCTGCTGTTGCTCAGCCAAGCGCAAGGCGGCTATGATTTTGCGGGCGTTTCCGGCCAAATCCCCGGGGGAGGGATTGATTTGGGCCAAGGCCAGGTTCCCCTGACCGTAGCCGGGGACAAACCCGGAAGGGATGCAGAGGGGGAGAGATTGGCTGTTCTGGGTCATGGACGGGAGTCCCCTATGAAAAGGCGGGCTTAGCGGCGTCCGTAGTCATCCTGACGACGCTCAATGTCATCTTCCCCAAAGTAGTCGCCCAGTTGTAGTTCAATAATCTCAACAGGGACGCTATTTTCCGCCGGGTTGGTAATGCGGTGCCAGTGGTGCAGGGGAATGTGAATATATTCGCCCGGGGAAAGCTGGATAATACGGTCTTCCAGGGTGACGGCTGGTTGCCCTGCAGTCACGAACCAGTGTTCCTCCCGCTTTTGGTGACGTTGCAGGCTCAGGCGGTTTCCGGGCTTGACGGCCAGTTGCTTCAGCTTGTAATCGGGCTCGTCCTTCAGCACCGTAAAGCTGCCCCAAGGACGTTCTTCGGTAATTTCGGCCAACGGGACCGGGGTGAGGTCATTGGCCCACCGGATCTCCA containing:
- a CDS encoding phosphomannose isomerase type II C-terminal cupin domain, which translates into the protein MTSPHSSTAVLTEVLYGTDTYQVRLSQLMPGACLPEAPQAAFSKADLIVVNGTLQVNSHAQKSKTLHKGQRLTLSNQQSISLSNPGEQPALVLEIRWANDLTPVPLAEITEERPWGSFTVLKDEPDYKLKQLAVKPGNRLSLQRHQKREEHWFVTAGQPAVTLEDRIIQLSPGEYIHIPLHHWHRITNPAENSVPVEIIELQLGDYFGEDDIERRQDDYGRR